One Peptostreptococcus equinus genomic window carries:
- a CDS encoding phage tail assembly chaperone, which produces MSVEFNDEIIDKNIDEEVIEEEIVKEDDKPVANAIDALLAVDLSEFKTPSKKAEIPRISKALGGPFVVEIRLLNNTTEENIDKKSNILDLDEDGNPKIDINSEKQIALTLVEAVYTLEGEQLFKKQSLRKKFNVQSNEDLVKKMLLPGERKKLYARYKELSGHISTSVKDIKN; this is translated from the coding sequence ATGTCAGTAGAATTTAATGATGAAATAATAGACAAGAATATAGATGAAGAAGTAATAGAAGAGGAAATAGTAAAAGAAGATGATAAACCGGTTGCTAATGCTATTGATGCTCTTCTTGCAGTTGATTTATCAGAGTTTAAAACTCCATCTAAGAAAGCAGAAATACCTAGAATATCCAAAGCTTTAGGTGGACCTTTTGTTGTAGAGATAAGATTACTTAATAACACTACAGAAGAAAATATAGACAAGAAGTCTAATATATTAGACTTAGATGAGGATGGTAATCCTAAAATAGATATTAATTCAGAAAAACAAATAGCTTTAACTTTAGTAGAAGCTGTATATACACTTGAAGGTGAACAGTTATTCAAAAAGCAATCACTTAGAAAGAAATTTAATGTTCAATCAAATGAAGATCTAGTAAAGAAAATGTTATTACCAGGAGAAAGAAAAAAATTGTATGCTAGATATAAAGAATTATCTGGGCACATTAGTACTTCAGTTAAAGATATAAAAAACTAA